The Ovis aries strain OAR_USU_Benz2616 breed Rambouillet chromosome 11, ARS-UI_Ramb_v3.0, whole genome shotgun sequence genome window below encodes:
- the LOC114117018 gene encoding kinase suppressor of Ras 1-like: MVTVHPSAPTTLKFSLGKAKAREGKWGLAFGLLLDDQPKADVSEDQEVEVSDGDTQAVDGASLSSSLAQCVEVSGSVWAPGSGGGYPRCPPAAPDAGSVQGSESSLLTPRPSAPRPGGGLGGGKSPAPRPAAPSIHSAEEPEAGKSEAENDEDEVDNLPTSRRPWWGPISRKASQTSVYLQEWDIPFEQVELGEPIGQGRWGPVHRGRWHGEVAIRLLEMDGHNQDHLKLFKKELLQGTDVAFVCEGPQDISGHQQDQADHPGDHLGKGSKTPSCPPICLLGPRLGIPVTPQRTLAVGAYPTEVEWLYQDLCPEPAVSQTSHHTGSSGPQVDSGWSQKSGRTVWYELQARDWPLKNQAAEALIWQIGSGEGMKRVLASVSLGKEVTEILSACWAFDLQERPSFPLLMDMLEKLPKLNRRLSHPGHFWKSADINSSKVVPRFERFGLGILESSNPKM; this comes from the exons ATGGTCACTGTCCACCCCTCAGCCCCCACCACCCTCAAGTTCAGCCTGGGGAAGGCCAAGGCCAGAGAAGGGAAGTGGGGTCTGGCCTTCGGCCTGCT GCTTGACGACCAGCCCAAAGCAGATGTGTCGGAAGATCAGGAAGTGGAGGTGAGTGATGGCGACACGCAAGCCGTAGACGGAgcatctctttcctcctccctggcTCAGTGCGTGGAGGTGTCTGGGAGCGTGTGGGCACCCGGCTCTGGTGGGGGCTATCCCAGGTGCCCACCTGCTGCACCAGACGCGGGCAGTGTGCAAGGCAGCGAGAGCA gcctcctgaccCCAAGGCCCTCTGCTCCCCGACCTGGTGGAGGTCTTGGGGGAGGGAAGTCACCTGCCCCCAGGCCTGCCGCCCCTTCTATTCACTCCGCCGAGGAGCCTGAGGCTGGCAAGTCAGAGGCCGAAAACGACGAGGACGAGGTGGACAACCTGCCGACCTCCCGCCGGCCCTGGTGGGGCCCCATCTCGCGCAAGGCCAGCCAGACCAGTGTGTACCTGCAGGAGTGGGACATCCCCTTCGAGCAGGTGGAGCTGGGCGAGCCCATCGGGCAGGGCCGCTGGGGCCCGGTGCACCGTGGCCGCTGGCACGGCGAGGTGGCCATCCGCCTGCTGGAGATGGACGGCCACAACCAGGACCACCTGAAGCTGTTCAAGAAAGAG CTTCTGCAAGGGACGGACGTTGCATTCGTTTGTGAGGGACCCCAAGACATCTCTGGACATCAACAAGACCAGGCAGATCACCCAGGAGATCATTTAGGTAAAGGTTCCAAAACTCCTAGCTGTCCCCCAATCTGTCTGCTGGG GCCCAGGCTGGGCATTCCTGTCACTCCTCAGAGGACCTTGGCCGTGGGCGCCTACCCCACTGAGGTTGAATGGTTGTACCAGGATCTCTGCCCAGAGCCAGCAGTGTCTCAGACTTCTCACCACACTGGGAGCTCAGGGCCCCAGGTGGACTCAGGGTGGTCCCAGAAGTCTGGCAG GACTGTTTGGTATGAGCTGCAAGCCAGGGACTGGCCCTTGAAGAACCAAGCTGCAGAGGCCCTGATCTGGCAGATTGGAAGCGGAGAGGGCATGAAGCGAGTCCTGGCCTCCGTCAGCCTGGGGAAGGAAGTTACC GAGATCCTGTCCGCCTGCTGGGCCTTCGACCTGCAGGAGAGGCCCAGCTTCcccctgctgatggacatgcTGGAGAAGCTGCCCAAGCTGAACCGGCGGCTCTCGCACCCTGGGCACTTCTGGAAGTCTGCTGA CATTAACAGCAGCAAAGTTGTACCCCGGTTTGAAAGGTTTGGCTTGGGCATCCTGGAGTCCAGTAATCCAAAGATGTAG